From Rhodococcus sp. B7740, one genomic window encodes:
- a CDS encoding DUF4395 domain-containing protein codes for MSTPDTRTTTDTTVDQVDVRGPRFAAWITTAVLVLVLVLTTFSVPAAAILLGLQAIVFGIGAVRGPKHSPYGTIYATFVAPRLSPTSEREPVAPLKFAQLVGFVFAAVGVLGFALGAPVVGTVATGFALFAAFLNAAFAVCLGCMIYPLAARLRTTSRTTA; via the coding sequence ATGTCGACACCCGACACCAGAACCACCACCGACACCACCGTCGACCAGGTCGATGTTCGCGGACCGCGCTTCGCCGCGTGGATCACCACCGCCGTCCTGGTCCTCGTTCTCGTCCTCACCACGTTCTCGGTCCCCGCGGCGGCAATCCTGCTCGGGCTACAGGCGATCGTGTTCGGAATCGGAGCCGTCCGCGGACCCAAGCACAGTCCGTACGGCACGATCTACGCGACATTCGTCGCACCGAGGCTGTCCCCCACCAGCGAACGCGAGCCGGTGGCACCGTTGAAGTTCGCTCAACTGGTGGGCTTCGTGTTCGCCGCCGTCGGAGTTCTCGGCTTCGCGCTCGGCGCTCCCGTCGTCGGCACCGTGGCCACGGGCTTCGCGTTGTTCGCGGCCTTCCTCAACGCCGCATTCGCGGTATGCCTCGGCTGCATGATCTACCCCCTCGCTGCGCGACTGCGCACCACCTCGCGCACCACTGCTTGA
- the pstC gene encoding phosphate ABC transporter permease subunit PstC — protein sequence MSDTHSMTGVPSAATVPTAGAAHKPEEPQLSDKNKTGTVTRPGDRIFSGLATGSGIFIIALIAAVGIFLLWRAIPSLSNNTVNFLTYNGAWDTSNTSAMVFGVLDLFLVTVTVSLFALILAMPVALGIAIYLTNYAPKRVAGPLGYVIDLLAAVPSIVFGLWGLYVLAPAISPFAEWLNANLGWFPLFGTGSVSIAGGGTIFTGGIVLAVMILPIIAAVTREVFMQTPKGQIEAALALGATRWEVVRTTVIPFGKSGYVSGSMLGLGRALGETIALYIIIRSTQATFGGTLFDGGSTFATKIALAAGEFNNPLQAGAYIAAGLVLFILTFVVNAGARAAIAGKKD from the coding sequence ATGAGCGACACCCACTCGATGACCGGCGTCCCCTCTGCGGCTACCGTGCCCACCGCGGGTGCCGCGCACAAACCGGAAGAACCACAATTGTCAGACAAGAACAAGACGGGGACCGTCACACGTCCCGGTGACAGGATCTTCTCCGGCCTCGCCACGGGCTCGGGCATCTTCATCATCGCCCTGATCGCCGCCGTGGGCATCTTCTTGCTCTGGCGTGCCATCCCCTCACTGTCGAACAACACGGTCAACTTCCTGACCTACAACGGCGCGTGGGACACTTCCAACACCTCGGCCATGGTGTTCGGCGTTCTCGATCTCTTCCTGGTCACCGTCACGGTGTCTCTCTTCGCGCTGATCCTCGCGATGCCTGTCGCACTCGGCATCGCCATCTACCTGACGAACTACGCACCCAAGCGAGTCGCGGGACCGCTCGGTTACGTCATCGACCTCCTGGCCGCAGTTCCGTCGATCGTCTTCGGCCTCTGGGGCCTGTACGTCCTCGCGCCCGCTATCAGCCCGTTCGCAGAGTGGCTGAACGCCAACCTGGGTTGGTTCCCGCTCTTCGGCACCGGCTCGGTCTCCATCGCAGGCGGTGGCACCATCTTCACCGGTGGCATCGTGCTCGCGGTCATGATCCTGCCGATCATCGCAGCGGTGACTCGCGAGGTCTTCATGCAGACGCCGAAGGGGCAGATCGAAGCAGCTCTGGCCCTCGGAGCCACCCGCTGGGAGGTCGTGCGCACCACGGTCATTCCGTTCGGAAAGTCCGGCTACGTCAGCGGCTCCATGCTCGGTCTCGGTCGTGCACTCGGTGAGACCATCGCGCTCTACATCATCATCCGCAGCACTCAGGCAACCTTCGGCGGAACATTGTTCGACGGCGGTTCCACGTTCGCCACGAAGATCGCGCTGGCCGCGGGCGAGTTCAACAACCCGCTCCAAGCCGGTGCCTACATCGCCGCGGGTCTGGTGCTCTTCATCCTCACCTTCGTCGTCAACGCCGGTGCCCGCGCCGCCATCGCCGGAAAGAAGGACTGA
- the mshD gene encoding mycothiol synthase produces MSSDPAFDVHSIDGGAPSSRVSYEIHRILSRATEADGTAPLSEQAVKTVDDGDEVVRFVATEGDRVVGYVGIADGMAEAVVDPSFRGHGVGRELVSRALDVGSDTRIWAHGNLPAARSVAAALGLQVVRELLQMRRSSGHPDLPDVVVPEGISLRTYRGHQDDAELLRVNNAAFSWHPEQGGWTDRDIDARREESWFDPAGLFLAFEEGSDRLLGFHWTKVHRAEGAEPAIGEVYVVGIDPQSQGRGLGRVLTLAGLHYLRSRELGQIMLYVEADNTAAVHTYTKLGFENYHVDAAYARSA; encoded by the coding sequence ATGAGTTCGGATCCTGCCTTCGACGTCCATTCGATCGACGGCGGAGCACCGTCTTCCCGAGTTTCCTACGAGATTCATCGAATCCTTTCGCGCGCAACGGAAGCCGACGGCACTGCGCCCTTGTCGGAGCAGGCCGTGAAGACCGTCGACGACGGCGACGAGGTCGTTCGGTTCGTCGCGACCGAGGGCGATCGTGTGGTGGGCTACGTCGGAATCGCCGACGGGATGGCCGAGGCCGTTGTCGACCCTTCCTTCCGCGGTCACGGTGTCGGGCGCGAATTGGTTTCTCGCGCACTCGATGTCGGCTCCGATACCCGCATCTGGGCGCACGGCAATCTGCCCGCCGCACGGTCCGTCGCTGCGGCGCTCGGGCTGCAGGTGGTTCGCGAGTTGCTCCAGATGCGTCGCTCGTCCGGGCATCCCGATCTTCCGGATGTTGTTGTGCCGGAAGGTATTTCGCTCCGAACCTACCGGGGGCATCAGGACGACGCCGAGCTGCTGCGCGTGAACAATGCGGCCTTCTCGTGGCATCCCGAACAGGGTGGCTGGACCGATCGCGACATCGACGCACGGCGAGAAGAATCGTGGTTCGATCCGGCGGGCCTGTTCCTGGCGTTCGAGGAAGGCAGTGACCGCCTCCTCGGTTTCCACTGGACGAAGGTCCACCGGGCCGAGGGTGCGGAACCGGCCATCGGCGAGGTGTACGTGGTCGGAATCGACCCGCAGTCGCAGGGTCGTGGTCTGGGACGGGTGCTGACGCTGGCCGGCCTGCACTATCTACGCAGCAGAGAACTGGGCCAGATCATGCTCTACGTCGAGGCCGACAACACCGCTGCCGTGCACACGTACACCAAGCTGGGCTTCGAGAACTACCACGTGGATGCCGCATACGCGCGCAGTGCGTGA
- the dusB gene encoding tRNA dihydrouridine synthase DusB, which translates to MTLQIGSLELASPVVLAPMAGVTNVAFRTLCREQELQRAGSTSGLYVCEMVTARALVERQPATMHMTTFGPTETPRSLQLYTVDPDTTYDAAKMIVDDDLADHIDMNFGCPVPKVTRKGGGAALPYKRNLFGRIVAAAVKATEGTDIPVTVKFRVGIDENHHTHLDAGRIAAGEGAAAVALHARTASQRYSGTADWNEIARLKEHVSGIPVLGNGDIFSASDAVRMMAETGCDGVVVGRGCLGRPWLFAELSARLNGRPEPTPPTLGEVATIIARHAELLAQHHGESKGLRELRKHVSWYLRGFPAGSDLRVSMALVSTLGELDDLLAQLDPTVPFPKDAEGPRGRQGSPGAVALPDGWLDDPEDVCVPAGADLIHSGG; encoded by the coding sequence ATGACACTGCAGATCGGCTCGCTGGAGTTGGCCAGCCCCGTCGTCCTGGCACCGATGGCCGGCGTCACCAATGTGGCGTTCCGCACGCTGTGCAGGGAGCAGGAGTTGCAGCGGGCGGGCAGTACCTCGGGTCTGTACGTGTGCGAGATGGTCACCGCACGCGCGCTCGTCGAACGCCAGCCGGCGACGATGCACATGACGACCTTCGGCCCCACCGAAACCCCGCGGTCGCTGCAGCTCTACACCGTCGATCCGGACACCACGTACGACGCGGCGAAGATGATCGTCGACGACGATCTGGCCGACCACATCGACATGAACTTCGGCTGCCCGGTTCCGAAAGTCACCCGGAAGGGCGGCGGTGCTGCGCTGCCCTACAAGCGGAACCTGTTCGGTCGTATCGTCGCTGCGGCCGTCAAGGCGACCGAGGGCACCGACATTCCCGTCACCGTCAAGTTCCGCGTCGGCATCGACGAGAACCACCACACTCATCTCGATGCAGGTCGAATCGCCGCAGGCGAGGGCGCGGCGGCAGTGGCACTGCACGCCAGAACCGCCTCTCAGCGTTACTCCGGCACTGCCGACTGGAACGAGATCGCGCGACTGAAGGAACACGTCTCCGGCATCCCGGTACTGGGCAACGGCGACATCTTCTCGGCGTCCGATGCGGTTCGCATGATGGCGGAGACCGGGTGCGACGGCGTCGTCGTCGGGCGTGGTTGCCTCGGTCGGCCCTGGCTGTTCGCAGAACTCAGCGCCCGCCTGAACGGCAGGCCCGAACCCACTCCACCGACCCTCGGCGAGGTGGCCACCATCATCGCCCGGCATGCCGAGCTGCTCGCTCAGCATCACGGTGAGAGCAAGGGCCTGCGCGAGCTGCGCAAGCATGTGTCCTGGTATCTCCGCGGGTTCCCGGCGGGATCGGATCTTCGGGTCTCGATGGCGTTGGTGTCCACTCTCGGCGAACTGGACGACCTTCTGGCGCAACTCGATCCGACCGTTCCGTTTCCCAAGGACGCCGAGGGCCCCCGTGGTCGGCAGGGCTCGCCGGGCGCGGTTGCGTTGCCGGACGGTTGGCTCGACGACCCGGAGGACGTCTGCGTTCCTGCCGGTGCCGATCTGATCCATTCCGGCGGCTGA
- the pstB gene encoding phosphate ABC transporter ATP-binding protein PstB, giving the protein MAKRLDLKDVNIYYGKFHAVSDVTLAVPPRSVTAFIGPSGCGKSTVLRSLNRMHEVTPGARVEGSVLLDGEDIYGSGVDPVGVRRTIGMVFQRPNPFPTMSIRDNVVAGLKLQGGRGKKELDEIAERSLKGANLWNEVKDRLDKPGGGLSGGQQQRLCIARAIAVSPDVLLMDEPCSALDPISTLAIEDLIQELKQDFTIVIVTHNMQQAARVSDQTGFFNLEATGKPGKLIEIDDTEKIFSNPTQKATEDYISGRFG; this is encoded by the coding sequence ATGGCAAAGCGTCTCGATCTCAAGGACGTCAACATCTACTACGGCAAGTTCCACGCCGTCTCCGACGTCACTCTGGCCGTACCGCCGCGCAGCGTCACCGCGTTCATCGGGCCGTCCGGCTGCGGTAAGTCGACCGTCCTGCGTTCGCTGAACCGTATGCACGAAGTCACCCCGGGTGCCCGCGTCGAGGGTTCGGTGCTGCTCGACGGCGAGGACATCTACGGCAGCGGCGTCGACCCCGTGGGTGTGCGTCGCACCATCGGCATGGTCTTCCAGCGCCCCAACCCGTTCCCGACGATGTCGATCCGGGACAACGTCGTTGCGGGCCTGAAGTTGCAGGGCGGCCGCGGCAAGAAGGAACTCGACGAGATCGCCGAGCGCTCGCTCAAGGGAGCGAACCTCTGGAACGAGGTCAAGGATCGCCTCGACAAGCCCGGTGGCGGCCTCTCCGGCGGTCAGCAGCAGCGTCTGTGCATCGCTCGCGCGATCGCCGTCTCTCCCGACGTCCTGCTGATGGACGAGCCGTGCTCGGCTCTTGACCCCATCTCCACCCTCGCCATCGAGGACCTGATCCAGGAACTCAAGCAGGACTTCACGATCGTGATCGTCACGCACAACATGCAGCAGGCCGCCCGTGTGAGCGACCAGACCGGCTTCTTCAACCTCGAGGCGACCGGCAAGCCCGGCAAGCTCATCGAGATCGACGACACCGAGAAGATCTTCTCCAACCCGACGCAGAAGGCCACCGAGGACTACATCTCCGGCCGCTTCGGATAA
- the pstS gene encoding phosphate ABC transporter substrate-binding protein PstS: MNLKRNGALMSAVAISAMLLTACGSDANVATTDGASDSSATCEGKSPLTGEGSSAQQNAMSNFTSIYSGVCAGKAVEYTTSGSGNGRTQFVAGLVDFAGSDSAIKDEQAVEAATRCDSNPAWNLPLVFGPVAVAYNLDGVDNIALNPDVIARMFTGQITTWNDPAIAALNEGVDLPATAVTPVYRSDSSGTSDNFQRFLAASAPEAWTLNHSSDWAGGVGEGANGSSGVAQAVAATPGSVTYVEKGFADQESLGTAAVDFGNGPVELTTESAAAAIDAATFSGEGNDLVIDIDALYASNEAETYPLVLATYEIVCSAGYDPETSAAVKSFLLSAANEGQQGLEEAGYVPLPESFKERLTTAIEAIA; encoded by the coding sequence GTGAACCTCAAGCGCAACGGTGCTCTCATGAGTGCAGTGGCCATCAGTGCCATGTTGCTGACCGCATGCGGTAGCGACGCCAACGTCGCCACCACGGACGGCGCATCCGACTCCTCGGCTACCTGCGAGGGCAAATCCCCGCTGACCGGCGAAGGCTCGTCCGCGCAGCAGAACGCAATGTCCAACTTCACCTCGATCTACTCCGGCGTGTGTGCCGGCAAGGCAGTCGAGTACACCACCAGCGGCTCGGGTAACGGCCGCACGCAGTTCGTCGCCGGACTGGTCGACTTCGCCGGCTCCGACTCCGCGATCAAGGACGAGCAGGCAGTCGAGGCGGCCACCCGCTGCGACAGCAACCCGGCGTGGAACCTGCCGCTCGTATTCGGGCCGGTCGCAGTGGCCTACAACCTCGACGGCGTCGACAACATCGCGCTGAACCCGGACGTCATCGCGCGCATGTTCACCGGCCAGATCACCACCTGGAACGATCCCGCCATCGCCGCACTCAACGAGGGCGTCGACCTGCCGGCCACCGCGGTCACCCCCGTCTACCGCTCCGATTCCTCGGGCACCAGCGACAACTTCCAGCGCTTCCTCGCCGCTTCGGCTCCCGAGGCGTGGACCCTGAACCACAGCTCCGACTGGGCCGGCGGCGTCGGCGAAGGTGCCAACGGATCCTCGGGCGTGGCCCAGGCAGTCGCAGCCACCCCCGGCTCGGTCACCTACGTCGAGAAGGGCTTCGCCGACCAGGAGAGCCTCGGCACGGCTGCCGTCGACTTCGGCAACGGACCGGTCGAGCTCACCACCGAGTCGGCTGCCGCAGCCATCGACGCGGCAACGTTCTCCGGCGAGGGCAACGACCTCGTCATCGACATCGACGCGCTGTACGCCAGCAACGAGGCCGAGACCTACCCGCTGGTTCTCGCAACCTACGAGATCGTCTGCTCGGCGGGCTACGACCCCGAGACCTCGGCAGCAGTCAAGTCGTTCCTGCTCAGCGCAGCCAACGAGGGTCAGCAGGGCCTCGAGGAAGCCGGCTACGTGCCGCTCCCCGAGTCCTTCAAGGAGCGTCTGACCACCGCTATCGAAGCAATCGCCTGA
- the pstA gene encoding phosphate ABC transporter permease PstA, protein MTATMDKPVKEPTFQGVSARRKASNLTATILVSLSVLVALVPLIWVLYTVISRGLSAVVSPTWWQNSQAGVTQFIAGGGAYHAIVGTLLQGLFCAIISIPIGIFVAIYLVEYGAGTRLARVTTFMVDILTGVPSIVAALFIYALWIATFGFQRSGVAVAFALVLLMIPVIVRSAEEMLRIVPQDLREASYALGVPKWKTIAKIVIPTALSGIVTGIMLALARVMGETAPVLILVGSATAINFNIFSGPQTSLPLMMVDLQKAGTGVLTAERMWGAALTLILIVAILNIGAKLVSKFFSPKNF, encoded by the coding sequence GTGACCGCAACCATGGACAAGCCCGTCAAGGAACCGACGTTCCAGGGCGTCAGCGCTCGGCGTAAAGCGTCCAACCTCACGGCGACGATCCTCGTCAGCCTCTCGGTGCTCGTCGCACTCGTTCCGCTCATCTGGGTGCTCTACACGGTGATCTCGCGCGGACTGTCCGCCGTGGTCTCGCCCACCTGGTGGCAGAACTCGCAGGCCGGCGTCACCCAGTTCATCGCAGGCGGCGGCGCTTACCACGCCATCGTCGGAACACTCCTGCAAGGACTGTTCTGCGCCATCATCTCCATCCCGATCGGCATCTTTGTCGCCATCTACCTCGTCGAGTACGGGGCCGGTACACGACTGGCTCGAGTGACGACCTTCATGGTCGACATTCTGACCGGTGTTCCGTCGATCGTCGCGGCCCTGTTCATCTACGCGCTGTGGATCGCCACCTTCGGATTCCAGCGCTCCGGTGTCGCCGTCGCATTCGCCCTTGTGCTCCTGATGATCCCCGTGATCGTGCGCTCGGCCGAGGAAATGCTGCGCATCGTCCCGCAAGACCTGCGCGAGGCGTCCTACGCCCTTGGCGTCCCGAAGTGGAAGACCATCGCCAAGATCGTCATTCCCACGGCCCTGTCCGGCATCGTCACCGGCATCATGCTCGCCCTGGCCCGCGTGATGGGCGAGACGGCACCGGTGCTGATCCTGGTTGGATCGGCCACCGCCATCAACTTCAACATCTTCTCCGGGCCGCAGACGTCTCTGCCGCTCATGATGGTCGACCTGCAGAAAGCAGGAACCGGCGTGCTCACCGCTGAGCGCATGTGGGGAGCAGCCCTGACGCTGATCCTGATCGTCGCAATACTCAACATCGGCGCGAAGTTGGTCTCGAAGTTCTTCTCGCCCAAGAACTTCTGA
- a CDS encoding winged helix-turn-helix transcriptional regulator — translation MELLLLTSDPHPEGVLPSLALLAHHVRPVPTEVSSLLEAGSADIALVDARTDLAAARGLCRLLGSTGSAIPVVAVLTEGGLVAVNSDWGLDDILLPGTGPAELDARLRLLVGRSGGVASPETSGKITLGELVIDEGTYTARLRGRPLDLTYKEFELLKYLAQHAGRVFTRAQLLQEVWGYDFFGGTRTVDVHVRRLRAKLGTEYESLIGTVRNVGYKAVRPARNAKGGPVASDAAGGDSDDADFEFEQESTLS, via the coding sequence GTGGAGCTCCTACTACTGACCTCCGATCCCCATCCGGAGGGCGTTCTGCCGTCCCTCGCTCTCCTGGCGCATCACGTACGCCCGGTGCCCACCGAGGTGTCCTCGCTTCTCGAAGCCGGTTCGGCAGACATCGCACTGGTCGACGCGCGCACCGATCTCGCTGCTGCTCGTGGTCTGTGTCGCCTGCTGGGGAGTACCGGATCGGCCATCCCCGTCGTGGCAGTTCTCACCGAGGGCGGACTCGTCGCGGTGAACTCCGATTGGGGCCTCGACGACATCCTGCTCCCCGGCACCGGCCCCGCGGAGCTCGACGCTCGACTGCGGTTGCTGGTCGGCCGTAGCGGGGGAGTTGCCAGCCCGGAGACCTCGGGCAAGATCACGCTCGGCGAACTGGTCATCGACGAAGGCACGTACACCGCGCGTCTACGAGGCCGTCCGCTCGATCTGACCTACAAGGAATTCGAGCTGCTGAAGTATCTGGCGCAGCATGCGGGCCGGGTCTTCACTCGCGCCCAGCTCCTGCAGGAAGTGTGGGGCTACGACTTCTTCGGTGGTACGCGCACCGTCGACGTCCATGTTCGACGCCTCCGCGCAAAGCTCGGTACCGAGTACGAGTCGCTCATCGGAACCGTACGAAACGTGGGATACAAGGCTGTTCGTCCGGCGCGCAATGCCAAGGGTGGACCGGTGGCATCGGACGCTGCCGGCGGGGATTCCGACGATGCGGATTTCGAGTTCGAGCAAGAGAGTACGCTCTCGTAG
- a CDS encoding thioredoxin family protein, with protein MTGITVLVVVAILAVATGLFLRSRSGAVRAVRTTESENDALYPLLLDAGAATDSATVLHFSADWCGPCAAVRRVVGQVLDGRNDARELELDIDAHPILARELGVLSLPTTFVLDSALQRRSRIAGVPSAAALRSALDNL; from the coding sequence GTGACAGGGATCACAGTTCTGGTCGTCGTGGCGATACTGGCCGTCGCTACCGGATTGTTCCTCCGCAGCCGATCGGGTGCAGTGCGGGCAGTGCGTACCACCGAATCCGAAAACGACGCTCTGTACCCACTTCTGCTCGACGCGGGTGCCGCGACCGACTCCGCGACGGTACTGCACTTCTCGGCAGATTGGTGCGGGCCGTGCGCAGCTGTGCGACGCGTCGTCGGGCAGGTGTTGGACGGGCGAAACGACGCTCGGGAACTCGAACTCGACATCGACGCCCATCCGATCCTCGCCCGCGAGCTGGGCGTGCTGTCACTGCCCACGACTTTCGTCCTCGACAGCGCATTGCAACGGCGCTCCAGAATCGCGGGGGTGCCGTCCGCGGCGGCGCTACGGTCCGCGCTCGACAACCTCTGA
- the phoU gene encoding phosphate signaling complex protein PhoU, with protein sequence MRVAYNEQMNELADLLGEMASLAGAAMEKATQSLLQADLVLAEQVISEHDRITELSAVCEEKAFTLLALQAPVAGDLRSVVAGIQIVADIDRMGALALHVAKITRRRHPNHALPEVVNGYFAEMGRLAVQIGASAREVLETRDPERAAKLQEEDEAMDDLHRHLFTVLMDREWSHGVAAAVDVTLLGRFYERFADHAVEVGRRVIFLVTGELPIDLSHNNIPTS encoded by the coding sequence ATGCGCGTCGCCTACAACGAACAGATGAACGAGCTTGCCGATCTCCTCGGAGAGATGGCGAGCCTGGCTGGTGCGGCCATGGAAAAGGCCACTCAGTCCCTCCTTCAAGCAGACCTGGTGCTCGCCGAGCAGGTCATTTCCGAACACGACAGGATCACCGAGCTCAGCGCGGTGTGCGAGGAGAAGGCATTCACCCTTCTCGCCCTGCAGGCTCCGGTCGCAGGCGATCTCCGTTCGGTGGTGGCCGGCATTCAGATCGTTGCCGACATCGACCGTATGGGCGCGCTCGCACTGCACGTTGCCAAGATCACCCGCCGCAGGCACCCGAACCACGCCCTCCCCGAGGTCGTCAACGGGTACTTCGCCGAGATGGGTCGCCTCGCCGTCCAGATCGGCGCGTCGGCTCGTGAGGTCCTCGAGACCCGCGATCCCGAGCGCGCTGCCAAGCTGCAGGAGGAGGACGAGGCGATGGACGATCTGCACCGTCACCTCTTCACGGTGTTGATGGACCGTGAGTGGAGCCACGGGGTCGCTGCTGCGGTGGACGTGACCCTGCTCGGTCGCTTCTACGAGCGGTTCGCCGACCACGCCGTCGAGGTCGGCCGTCGAGTGATCTTCCTGGTGACGGGTGAGCTGCCCATCGACCTGAGCCACAACAACATCCCCACCTCGTAG
- a CDS encoding acyl-ACP desaturase has translation MARDLTQLELLQELVPTAEDNVNRHISMAREWHPHDYVPWDEGRNFAALGGQDYDPEQSKLSDVAQAAMITNLLTEDNLPSYHREIAENFSQDGAWGTWVGRWTAEENRHGIVMRDYLVVTRGVDPVALEEARMIHMTNGFASPAGSQTGLLHSVAYVTFQELATRVSHRNTGKVCDDPIADRMLQRIAADENLHMIFYRNITGAAMDIAPDQTLDAVSDIVTNFVMPGAGMPNFRRNGVLMAKHGIYDLRQHLEDVVWPVLRKWSVFERNDFTGRGENKREELAAFLEDLERQATKFEEMRDRSLARERAKAEARAS, from the coding sequence ATGGCGAGGGATCTGACACAGCTCGAGCTTCTGCAAGAGCTGGTGCCCACTGCCGAGGACAATGTGAACCGTCACATCTCGATGGCTCGCGAGTGGCACCCTCACGACTACGTGCCGTGGGACGAAGGTCGTAACTTCGCCGCACTCGGCGGCCAGGACTACGACCCGGAGCAGTCCAAGCTCTCCGACGTCGCACAGGCCGCGATGATCACCAACCTCCTCACCGAGGACAACCTGCCGTCGTACCACCGGGAGATCGCCGAGAACTTCTCCCAGGACGGTGCCTGGGGCACCTGGGTCGGCCGGTGGACCGCCGAGGAGAACCGGCACGGCATCGTCATGCGTGACTACCTCGTCGTCACCCGCGGCGTCGATCCCGTCGCCCTCGAAGAAGCCCGCATGATCCACATGACCAACGGGTTCGCCTCACCGGCGGGGTCGCAGACGGGTCTGCTCCACTCGGTCGCCTACGTGACGTTCCAGGAGCTCGCCACCCGTGTCTCGCACCGCAACACCGGCAAGGTCTGCGACGATCCGATCGCCGACCGCATGCTCCAGCGCATCGCCGCCGACGAGAACCTGCACATGATCTTCTACCGCAACATCACCGGCGCGGCGATGGACATCGCTCCCGATCAGACCCTCGACGCGGTCTCCGACATCGTGACGAACTTCGTCATGCCCGGTGCCGGTATGCCGAACTTCCGCCGCAACGGTGTGTTGATGGCCAAGCACGGCATCTACGACCTGCGTCAGCACCTCGAGGACGTCGTCTGGCCGGTCCTGCGCAAGTGGAGCGTGTTCGAGCGCAACGACTTCACCGGCCGCGGCGAGAACAAGCGCGAGGAACTCGCCGCGTTCCTCGAAGACCTCGAGCGTCAGGCCACCAAGTTCGAGGAGATGCGCGATCGCTCCCTCGCCCGCGAACGCGCGAAGGCCGAAGCACGCGCGTCGTAA
- a CDS encoding LmeA family phospholipid-binding protein codes for MRTLLIGLASLLALALVVDFGAAAYSEYRVSRAIRAGGELTSDPQVIVHGFPFLTQAADGRYQNIEIRAQDVPTDYVGSTTIEANLRGVHIALSDLIDNNVRAIPVDELDGRVRIEATDLGRFLGIVDLQVSAPPADKSDGTGGSGGSGKTTTGGVVLTGTVPVGPLETTVSVKADLLLEGDSVAIVASDFYFGPEGQADFSIPDFAEPTVLGLFTKTIERQSLPFGLLPTDVYAEGSQIVIEGSGENVTIDLNEIEKP; via the coding sequence GTGCGCACACTTCTCATCGGACTCGCCAGCCTGCTGGCCCTCGCGCTCGTGGTCGATTTCGGCGCAGCGGCCTACTCGGAGTACCGGGTCTCCCGCGCGATCCGAGCGGGCGGTGAACTCACCTCGGATCCTCAGGTGATCGTGCACGGCTTCCCGTTCCTCACCCAGGCGGCGGACGGCCGCTACCAGAACATCGAGATCCGAGCGCAGGACGTGCCGACCGACTACGTCGGCTCGACGACGATCGAGGCCAATCTCCGCGGCGTGCACATCGCGCTGTCCGACCTGATCGACAACAACGTTCGAGCGATCCCGGTGGACGAGCTCGACGGCCGCGTCCGTATCGAGGCGACGGACCTCGGCCGGTTCCTCGGCATCGTCGACCTGCAGGTTTCCGCCCCGCCGGCCGACAAGTCGGACGGTACCGGCGGTTCCGGTGGGTCGGGCAAGACCACGACCGGTGGCGTCGTGCTGACCGGAACGGTTCCGGTCGGCCCCCTCGAGACGACGGTGAGCGTCAAGGCCGACCTGTTGCTCGAAGGTGACAGCGTCGCCATCGTGGCGTCGGACTTCTATTTCGGCCCGGAGGGTCAGGCAGATTTCTCGATCCCCGATTTCGCCGAGCCCACGGTGCTGGGACTGTTCACCAAGACCATCGAGCGTCAGAGCCTGCCATTCGGGCTCCTCCCGACCGACGTCTACGCGGAGGGCTCGCAGATCGTCATCGAAGGGTCGGGCGAGAACGTGACCATCGACCTCAACGAGATCGAGAAGCCGTGA